A stretch of the Vigna radiata var. radiata cultivar VC1973A chromosome 7, Vradiata_ver6, whole genome shotgun sequence genome encodes the following:
- the LOC106767932 gene encoding cell division cycle-associated 7-like protein gives MRMGTLKKKREEEEGSQREDDANGSDSQSEEGSKREDDSLRYEQARDQRIKDNMERMHKLGLFDLSLKLKRPKQKLPPKKKKTIQPNHSPQRRSSRIMTLVPINYSERSSRESASKENGVVEICIPEGTNPEVYTEEHEQHLGDCESAWELYVDGYDEDGNRIYDPIKGETCHQCRQKTLGQHTHCSKCELLQGQFCGDCLYTRYGENVMEANRNNKWVCPPCRGICNCSRCRRGKGWMPTGNIYSKVSKLGFKSVAHYLIKTRGIELEGSDAEEKSETSADTKLNRPTRTRASKKRA, from the exons ATGAGAATGGGCACTCTCAAAAAGaagagggaagaagaagaagggtcCCAAAGAGAAGATGATGCTAATGGTAGCGACTCCCAAAGTGAAGAAGGGTCCAAAAGAGAAGATGATTCTTTACGTTACGAGCAAGCTAGGGACCAAAGGATCAAAGACAACATGGAGAGAATGCACAAGCTTGGCTTGTTCGACTTGTCTCTCAAACTCAAACGCCCAAAACAAAAGCTTCCCCCCAAGAAAAAGAAGACCATCCAACCCAACCATTCGCCCCAGAGACGCTCCTCCAG AATAATGACCCTGGTACCAATTAACTATTCTGAGAGGTCGAGTCGTGAATCTGCAAGTAAGGAAAACGGTGTCGTAGAGATTTGTATACCAGAAGGTACAAACCCTGAAGTTTACACTGAAGAGCATGAGCAGCATCTGGGAGACTGTGAGAGTGCTTGGGAATTGTATGTGGATGGATATGATGAGGATGGGAACCGTATATATGATCCAATCAAAGGAGAGACATGCCATCAATGCAG GCAGAAAACTCTTGGCCAGCATACTCATTGCAGCAAATGTGAATTACTCCAAGGGCAATTTTGTGGAGATTGCTTGTACACGAG ATATGGAGAAAATGTGATGGAAGCCAACCGTAACAACAAATGGGTTTGCCCTCCTTGTAGAGGAATTTGCAACTGCAGTCGTTGCCGCAGGGGAAAAGGTTGGATGCCTACTGGCAACATATACAGTAAG GTGTCAAAGCTGGGTTTCAAATCTGTGGCTCATTAtttgattaaaactcgtggcaTTGAGTTGGAAGGGTCAGATGCTGAAGAAAAATCAGAGACATCTGCAGATACCAAACTGAATAGACCAACTCGCACGAGGGCATCAAAGAAGAGGGCTTAG
- the LOC106768859 gene encoding uncharacterized protein LOC106768859 isoform X2, translating to MACCYKYHYLFLHSHSLWRKLPLPYNNTTRTFSRNIRISTLLHSSGALQSKGYCSAFTDSPEAVPATSPKLVPEAAFGTGQALPLGSAAKAERVKNANPLNSRVMIIDGTSIIHRAYYKLLAKLHHGHLAHADGNGDWVLTIFTALSLIIDVLEFIPSHVVVVFDHDGQNFRHNLYPAYKSNRPPTPDTIVQGLQYLKASIKAMSIKVIEVPGVEADDVIGTLALRSVNAGYKVRVVSPDKDFFQILSPSLRLLRIAPRGDQMVSFGVEDFANRYGGLKPSQFADMIALSGDRSDNIPGVNGIGDVHAVQLLNRFGTLERLLESADQIKEDRIRKALIENAEQALLSKELALLRSDLPLYMVPFAVEDLSFNKPEDNGSRFNSLLTAISAYAEGFSADPLIRRAVHLWRKLESR from the exons ATGGCGTGCTGTTACAAGTACCACTATTTGTTTCTTCACTCTCATTCCCTGTGGAGAAAGCTTCCACTCCCTTACAACAACACCACCAGGACATTCTCTCGCAATATTCGAATCTCCACTCTGCTTCATTCTTCTGGCGCGCTACAGTCGAAG GGCTATTGCAGTGCTTTTACAGATTCACCAGAAGCTGTTCCTGCAACTTCGCCAAAGTTGGTTCCTGAAGCTGCATTTGGAACCGGTCAAGCGCTGCCGTTAGGTTCAGCTGCCAAAGCCGAACGTGTGAAGAACGCCAATCCTTTAAATAGCAGAGTTATGATCATTGACGGTACTTCGATTATTCACCGGGCATACTACAAACTTTTAG CAAAGTTGCACCATGGTCATCTAGCACATGCTGATGGAAATGGAGATTGGGTCTTAACAATATTTACGGCTCTATCGCTT ATAATTGATGTTCTGGAATTTATCCCCTCTCATGTGGTG GTAGTGTTTGACCATGATG GTCAGAATTTTCGGCACAATCTATACCCTGCATACAAGAGCAACCGTCCTCCAACTCCTGATACCATTGTTCAGGGACTTCAGTACTTAAAAGCATCCATCAAGGCTATGTCCATAAAAGTCATCGAG GTTCCAGGTGTAGAAGCAGATGATGTGATTGGAACGTTAGCCTTAAGAAGTGTTAATGCTGGGTACAAG GTACGAGTTGTCTCCCCCGATAAAGACTTTTTTCAGATATTGTCTCCTTCATTACGGCTCCTTCGAATTGCTCCACGTGGTGATCA GATGGTATCATTTGGTGTCGAGGATTTTGCAAATAGATACGGAGGCTTGAAACCATCCCAGTTCGCAGATATGATTGCACTTTCTGGGGATAGATCTGATAATATTCCAG GTGTTAATGGAATTGGAGATGTTCATGCTGTGCAATTACTCAATCGATTTG GCACATTGGAGAGGTTGTTGGAATCTGCTGATCAAATTAAAGAGGATCGCATTAGAAAG GCGTTGATTGAAAATGCTGAGCAGGCCCTCTTAAGCAAGGAACTG GCCTTGTTGCGGTCTGATCTTCCATTGTACATGGTACCATTTGCTGTAGAAGATCTCTCGTTCAATAAACCAGAG GACAATGGTAGTAGATTCAACAGCCTATTAACAGCGATTAGTGCTTACGCAGAAGGGTTTTCAGCTGATCCCCTCATCAGGAGAGCAGTTCATTTGTGGAGAAAGTTGGAGTCAAGATGA
- the LOC106768859 gene encoding uncharacterized protein LOC106768859 isoform X1 has product MACCYKYHYLFLHSHSLWRKLPLPYNNTTRTFSRNIRISTLLHSSGALQSKGYCSAFTDSPEAVPATSPKLVPEAAFGTGQALPLGSAAKAERVKNANPLNSRVMIIDGTSIIHRAYYKLLAKLHHGHLAHADGNGDWVLTIFTALSLIIDVLEFIPSHVVVVFDHDGLPFGHTYNSSKESFTAKGQNFRHNLYPAYKSNRPPTPDTIVQGLQYLKASIKAMSIKVIEVPGVEADDVIGTLALRSVNAGYKVRVVSPDKDFFQILSPSLRLLRIAPRGDQMVSFGVEDFANRYGGLKPSQFADMIALSGDRSDNIPGVNGIGDVHAVQLLNRFGTLERLLESADQIKEDRIRKALIENAEQALLSKELALLRSDLPLYMVPFAVEDLSFNKPEDNGSRFNSLLTAISAYAEGFSADPLIRRAVHLWRKLESR; this is encoded by the exons ATGGCGTGCTGTTACAAGTACCACTATTTGTTTCTTCACTCTCATTCCCTGTGGAGAAAGCTTCCACTCCCTTACAACAACACCACCAGGACATTCTCTCGCAATATTCGAATCTCCACTCTGCTTCATTCTTCTGGCGCGCTACAGTCGAAG GGCTATTGCAGTGCTTTTACAGATTCACCAGAAGCTGTTCCTGCAACTTCGCCAAAGTTGGTTCCTGAAGCTGCATTTGGAACCGGTCAAGCGCTGCCGTTAGGTTCAGCTGCCAAAGCCGAACGTGTGAAGAACGCCAATCCTTTAAATAGCAGAGTTATGATCATTGACGGTACTTCGATTATTCACCGGGCATACTACAAACTTTTAG CAAAGTTGCACCATGGTCATCTAGCACATGCTGATGGAAATGGAGATTGGGTCTTAACAATATTTACGGCTCTATCGCTT ATAATTGATGTTCTGGAATTTATCCCCTCTCATGTGGTG GTAGTGTTTGACCATGATG GACTTCCTTTTGGTCATACTTATAATTCATCAAAAGAAAGTTTTACTGCAAAAG GTCAGAATTTTCGGCACAATCTATACCCTGCATACAAGAGCAACCGTCCTCCAACTCCTGATACCATTGTTCAGGGACTTCAGTACTTAAAAGCATCCATCAAGGCTATGTCCATAAAAGTCATCGAG GTTCCAGGTGTAGAAGCAGATGATGTGATTGGAACGTTAGCCTTAAGAAGTGTTAATGCTGGGTACAAG GTACGAGTTGTCTCCCCCGATAAAGACTTTTTTCAGATATTGTCTCCTTCATTACGGCTCCTTCGAATTGCTCCACGTGGTGATCA GATGGTATCATTTGGTGTCGAGGATTTTGCAAATAGATACGGAGGCTTGAAACCATCCCAGTTCGCAGATATGATTGCACTTTCTGGGGATAGATCTGATAATATTCCAG GTGTTAATGGAATTGGAGATGTTCATGCTGTGCAATTACTCAATCGATTTG GCACATTGGAGAGGTTGTTGGAATCTGCTGATCAAATTAAAGAGGATCGCATTAGAAAG GCGTTGATTGAAAATGCTGAGCAGGCCCTCTTAAGCAAGGAACTG GCCTTGTTGCGGTCTGATCTTCCATTGTACATGGTACCATTTGCTGTAGAAGATCTCTCGTTCAATAAACCAGAG GACAATGGTAGTAGATTCAACAGCCTATTAACAGCGATTAGTGCTTACGCAGAAGGGTTTTCAGCTGATCCCCTCATCAGGAGAGCAGTTCATTTGTGGAGAAAGTTGGAGTCAAGATGA
- the LOC106769509 gene encoding something about silencing protein 10 isoform X1 yields MGKKGGKSYQKKEGKNSKISSQHKRDAYSSDDMDDEIDTFHKQRDIVPLNINDGTEESDEDEELPIFDVKDVDEDDDDDDEEDDYDEEDDDDDDDDEEDDGNDNLAKMIRQRKFLRSKFGGGDDTIDDGDEDEDEDGYKLTLGGKKFSHGAENRNFELQSSDDEAPKEEEELALQIQREKAKSLTMEDYDLVDLSEDKDNGKLTLKDASDKGNEAIKPLDRDIIFSVDELNSLTKEEQMNVLYRSAPELVGWLSELNEAHKQLECEINPFLSKVKTGEIVMKGEARYFELKQLILLSYCQAITFYLLLKSEGQSVHDHPITARLEEIKKLSDQIKELDRKLPVKLEDILVGKNGLETVLKSDNEDSPMAIDSIIKNQELPPVSAKSGEEAVPSNQDIQKLGSSKEGVQKTRKVKPQKDHIGAQSLEMLKVRASLEEKLKKKGLYVAPKPTNGVKRSRPVNGQLETYDDFNDDTEDVTREGRLINGSSYKKVSQFLNANMKKPKVVSGDDDLPKRDEIGERRRKHELRVLAGAGIKTEDDDDSDRDDQMGGDLGPDEVEDANDDEVGSGDSENEFYKQVEQLRAAKLAAKAEAYSRNTSVSSQLETVEGKRLISSQMEKNRGLTRNRNKAKKNPRKNYKLKHQKAVKNRKGQVQSIRRPTAPYGGESSGINAAVSRSIRFKS; encoded by the exons ATGGGGAAGAAAGGAGGTAAAAGTTATcagaagaaagaaggaaaaaactctaaaataagCTCTCAACACAAGCGTGATGCTTATTCCAGTGACGACATGGATGATGAGATTGATACAT TTCATAAGCAGAGGGACATTGTCCCTCTTAACATAAATGATGGTACTGAAGAGTCAGATGAAGATGAGGAGCTTCCCATTTTTGATGTTAAG GATgttgatgaggatgatgatgatgacgatgaggaagatgattatgatgaggaagatgatgatgatgatgatgacgatgaagaagatgatgggaATGACAATTTGGCAAAGA TGATTAGGCAAAGGAAATTCTTACGTTCAAAGTTTGGGGGAGGTGATGATACAattgatgatggtgatgaagatgaagatgaggatGGTTATAAACTTACTTTGGGTGGGAAAAAATTCTCGCATGGTGCTGAGAATCGTAATTTTGAG cTTCAATCAAGTGATGATGAGGCCCccaaagaagaggaagaattGGCATTACAAATACAAAGGGAGAAGGCAAAATCATTGACAATGGAAGACTATGACCTTGTGGATTTAAGTGAAGACAAAGATAATGGGAAATTAACTTTGAAG GACGCATCAGATAAAGGAAACGAAGCAATAAAGCCACTGGATAGGGATATAATTTTCAGTGTTGATGAATTGAATTCTTTGACAAAGGAGGAGcaaatgaatgttttatatAG GTCTGCTCCAGAATTAGTTGGTTGGTTGTCTGAACTAAATGAGGCACACAAACAACTTGAATGTGAAATTAACCCATTTTTAAGCAAG GTTAAAACGGGGGAAATAGTTATGAAAGGAGAAGCACGTTATTTTGAGTTGAAGCAGCTTATTTTGTTGTCCTATTGCCAAGCTATAACGTTCTACCTTCTCCTCAAATCTGAAGGGCAGTCAGTCCATGATCATCCCATAACAGCTCGCCTTGAAGAGATCAAGAAATTATCTGATCAG ATAAAAGAACTTGACAGAAAACTTCCAGTTAAACTTGAAGACATTCTTGTAGGAAAAAATGGGTTAGAAACAGTATTAAAGTCAGATAATGAGGATTCTCCAATGGCAATTGATTCTATCATTAAAAACCAAGAGCTGCCTCCTGTCTCTGCCAAATCAGGAGAAGAAGCAGTG CCTAGCAATCAAGATATACAAAAATTGGGATCCTCAAAGGAGGGTGTACAGAAAACAAGAAAAGTCAAGCCTCAG AAGGACCACATTGGCGCACAGAGTTTGGAGATGCTAAAAGTTAGAGCTTCCCTTGAGGAAAAACTGAAGAAAAAGGGTCTGTATGTTGCTCCAAAGCCTACTAATGGAGTAAAGCGTTCAAGGCCAGTTAATGG CCAGCTTGAAACATATGATGATTTTAATGATGATACTGAAGATGTCACCCGGGAAGGGAGATTAATTAATGGTTCTAGCTACAAAAAGGTTTCACAGTTCCTCAATGCAAATATGAAGAAACCCAAG GTTGTTTCTGGTGATGATGATTTACCCAAGAGAGATGAAATTGGTGAAAGACGAAGGAAACATGAGCTTCGGGTGTTGGCTGGTGCTGGAATTAAGACTGAGGACGATGATGACAGTGACAGGGACGATCAAATGGGTGGTGACCTTGGACCTGATGAGGTTGAGGATGCGAATGATGATGAAGTTGGAAGTGGGGACTCagaaaatgaattttacaaACAAGTGGAACAACTACGAGCTGCAAAACTGGCAGCCAAAGCCGAGGCATACTCAAG GAACACTTCAGTCTCCTCACAGCTTGAGACTGTAGAAGGAAAACGCTTAATTTCTTCTCAG ATGGAGAAGAACAGGGGATTAACTCGCAATCGCAACAAGGCAAAAAAGAATCCCAGAAAGAACTACAAG CTGAAGCATCAAAAAGCTGTTAAGAATCGTAAGGGGCAGGTTCAGAGTATTAGGAGACCAACTGCTCCTTATGGAGGGGAGTCCTCTGGAATTAATGCAGCTGTCAGTAGAAGCATCAGATTCAAGAGCTGA
- the LOC106769509 gene encoding something about silencing protein 10 isoform X2, whose translation MGKKGGKSYQKKEGKNSKISSQHKRDAYSSDDMDDEIDTFHKQRDIVPLNINDGTEESDEDEELPIFDVKDVDEDDDDDDEEDDYDEEDDDDDDDDEEDDGNDNLAKMIRQRKFLRSKFGGGDDTIDDGDEDEDEDGYKLTLGGKKFSHGAENRNFELQSSDDEAPKEEEELALQIQREKAKSLTMEDYDLVDLSEDKDNGKLTLKDASDKGNEAIKPLDRDIIFSVDELNSLTKEEQMNVLYRSAPELVGWLSELNEAHKQLECEINPFLSKVKTGEIVMKGEARYFELKQLILLSYCQAITFYLLLKSEGQSVHDHPITARLEEIKKLSDQIKELDRKLPVKLEDILVGKNGLETVLKSDNEDSPMAIDSIIKNQELPPVSAKSGEEAPSNQDIQKLGSSKEGVQKTRKVKPQKDHIGAQSLEMLKVRASLEEKLKKKGLYVAPKPTNGVKRSRPVNGQLETYDDFNDDTEDVTREGRLINGSSYKKVSQFLNANMKKPKVVSGDDDLPKRDEIGERRRKHELRVLAGAGIKTEDDDDSDRDDQMGGDLGPDEVEDANDDEVGSGDSENEFYKQVEQLRAAKLAAKAEAYSRNTSVSSQLETVEGKRLISSQMEKNRGLTRNRNKAKKNPRKNYKLKHQKAVKNRKGQVQSIRRPTAPYGGESSGINAAVSRSIRFKS comes from the exons ATGGGGAAGAAAGGAGGTAAAAGTTATcagaagaaagaaggaaaaaactctaaaataagCTCTCAACACAAGCGTGATGCTTATTCCAGTGACGACATGGATGATGAGATTGATACAT TTCATAAGCAGAGGGACATTGTCCCTCTTAACATAAATGATGGTACTGAAGAGTCAGATGAAGATGAGGAGCTTCCCATTTTTGATGTTAAG GATgttgatgaggatgatgatgatgacgatgaggaagatgattatgatgaggaagatgatgatgatgatgatgacgatgaagaagatgatgggaATGACAATTTGGCAAAGA TGATTAGGCAAAGGAAATTCTTACGTTCAAAGTTTGGGGGAGGTGATGATACAattgatgatggtgatgaagatgaagatgaggatGGTTATAAACTTACTTTGGGTGGGAAAAAATTCTCGCATGGTGCTGAGAATCGTAATTTTGAG cTTCAATCAAGTGATGATGAGGCCCccaaagaagaggaagaattGGCATTACAAATACAAAGGGAGAAGGCAAAATCATTGACAATGGAAGACTATGACCTTGTGGATTTAAGTGAAGACAAAGATAATGGGAAATTAACTTTGAAG GACGCATCAGATAAAGGAAACGAAGCAATAAAGCCACTGGATAGGGATATAATTTTCAGTGTTGATGAATTGAATTCTTTGACAAAGGAGGAGcaaatgaatgttttatatAG GTCTGCTCCAGAATTAGTTGGTTGGTTGTCTGAACTAAATGAGGCACACAAACAACTTGAATGTGAAATTAACCCATTTTTAAGCAAG GTTAAAACGGGGGAAATAGTTATGAAAGGAGAAGCACGTTATTTTGAGTTGAAGCAGCTTATTTTGTTGTCCTATTGCCAAGCTATAACGTTCTACCTTCTCCTCAAATCTGAAGGGCAGTCAGTCCATGATCATCCCATAACAGCTCGCCTTGAAGAGATCAAGAAATTATCTGATCAG ATAAAAGAACTTGACAGAAAACTTCCAGTTAAACTTGAAGACATTCTTGTAGGAAAAAATGGGTTAGAAACAGTATTAAAGTCAGATAATGAGGATTCTCCAATGGCAATTGATTCTATCATTAAAAACCAAGAGCTGCCTCCTGTCTCTGCCAAATCAGGAGAAGAAGCA CCTAGCAATCAAGATATACAAAAATTGGGATCCTCAAAGGAGGGTGTACAGAAAACAAGAAAAGTCAAGCCTCAG AAGGACCACATTGGCGCACAGAGTTTGGAGATGCTAAAAGTTAGAGCTTCCCTTGAGGAAAAACTGAAGAAAAAGGGTCTGTATGTTGCTCCAAAGCCTACTAATGGAGTAAAGCGTTCAAGGCCAGTTAATGG CCAGCTTGAAACATATGATGATTTTAATGATGATACTGAAGATGTCACCCGGGAAGGGAGATTAATTAATGGTTCTAGCTACAAAAAGGTTTCACAGTTCCTCAATGCAAATATGAAGAAACCCAAG GTTGTTTCTGGTGATGATGATTTACCCAAGAGAGATGAAATTGGTGAAAGACGAAGGAAACATGAGCTTCGGGTGTTGGCTGGTGCTGGAATTAAGACTGAGGACGATGATGACAGTGACAGGGACGATCAAATGGGTGGTGACCTTGGACCTGATGAGGTTGAGGATGCGAATGATGATGAAGTTGGAAGTGGGGACTCagaaaatgaattttacaaACAAGTGGAACAACTACGAGCTGCAAAACTGGCAGCCAAAGCCGAGGCATACTCAAG GAACACTTCAGTCTCCTCACAGCTTGAGACTGTAGAAGGAAAACGCTTAATTTCTTCTCAG ATGGAGAAGAACAGGGGATTAACTCGCAATCGCAACAAGGCAAAAAAGAATCCCAGAAAGAACTACAAG CTGAAGCATCAAAAAGCTGTTAAGAATCGTAAGGGGCAGGTTCAGAGTATTAGGAGACCAACTGCTCCTTATGGAGGGGAGTCCTCTGGAATTAATGCAGCTGTCAGTAGAAGCATCAGATTCAAGAGCTGA